Proteins from a genomic interval of Methanofollis formosanus:
- a CDS encoding ABC transporter permease, producing the protein MRRRAIGAILPILLIICWEIAAVLINNEFILPRLESVLAVLASPTTDILGSGSLINNALLSIERVAMGFGLAAAVGIPLGMVMGYWPRAEDFVDTTVQLFRPIPPLAWIPLALAWFKTGLLSMTFIIFIGAVFPVLLNTVDGVKSVNRTWVESALTFGANQRQILAKVIMPAALPTIWTGLRVGFGISWMCVVAAEMLPGTTSGLGYLIMYAYNWGQVQVIIAGMIVIGFIGLLIDGVFRAVESRKFTWRGMTR; encoded by the coding sequence TTGCGGAGGAGGGCCATCGGGGCCATCCTCCCTATTCTTCTCATCATTTGCTGGGAGATCGCCGCGGTCCTCATCAACAACGAGTTCATCCTGCCGCGGCTGGAGTCGGTGCTCGCGGTGCTGGCCAGTCCCACCACCGACATCCTGGGGAGCGGGAGCCTCATCAACAACGCCCTCCTCTCCATCGAGAGGGTAGCGATGGGCTTCGGGCTCGCGGCCGCGGTCGGGATCCCGCTGGGCATGGTGATGGGCTACTGGCCGCGGGCCGAGGACTTCGTCGACACGACGGTGCAGCTCTTCAGGCCCATCCCGCCGCTCGCCTGGATCCCGCTCGCCCTCGCGTGGTTCAAGACCGGGCTCCTCTCGATGACCTTCATCATCTTCATCGGGGCGGTCTTCCCGGTGCTGCTCAACACCGTCGACGGTGTGAAGTCGGTGAACCGGACCTGGGTCGAGTCGGCGCTCACCTTCGGGGCAAACCAGCGGCAGATCCTGGCGAAGGTGATCATGCCCGCCGCCCTCCCGACGATCTGGACCGGCCTGCGGGTTGGGTTCGGGATCTCCTGGATGTGCGTGGTGGCGGCCGAGATGCTGCCCGGCACGACGTCGGGCCTGGGCTACCTGATCATGTATGCCTACAACTGGGGGCAGGTGCAGGTGATCATCGCCGGGATGATCGTCATCGGGTTCATCGGCCTGCTCATCGACGGGGTCTTCAGGGCCGTCGAGAGCCGGAAGTTTACCTGGAGGGGGATGACCAGATGA